A genome region from Frankineae bacterium MT45 includes the following:
- a CDS encoding Dihydrofolate reductase (manually curated) codes for MLIYSMGVSVDGFIADRDGAFNWIEISDELFAFHLDRVRSLGAHLCGRRLYETMLPWETDPSMRATELGAEFADVWSALPKVVFSRTLDRVQGNARLATASVAEEVARTLEGTEKDVEIGGAGLAAQAIELGFVDELRIFRIPIVVGGGTPYLPPVGQDIPLRLIESRTFEPHVIYERFQR; via the coding sequence GTGCTGATCTACTCGATGGGTGTCTCGGTTGACGGTTTCATCGCCGATCGCGATGGCGCTTTCAACTGGATCGAGATCAGCGACGAGCTCTTTGCCTTCCACCTCGACCGGGTTCGGAGCCTCGGCGCGCATCTCTGTGGCCGCCGCCTCTACGAGACGATGCTGCCCTGGGAGACCGACCCGTCGATGCGCGCCACCGAGCTCGGGGCCGAGTTCGCCGACGTCTGGTCAGCCCTGCCGAAGGTCGTCTTCAGCCGCACGCTTGATCGCGTGCAGGGCAACGCCCGCCTGGCCACCGCTTCGGTTGCCGAAGAGGTGGCTCGCACGCTCGAAGGGACTGAGAAAGACGTCGAGATCGGCGGCGCCGGCCTGGCCGCCCAAGCGATCGAACTCGGCTTCGTCGATGAGCTGCGCATCTTCCGCATTCCGATCGTGGTTGGTGGAGGAACGCCGTACCTGCCGCCTGTGGGGCAAGACATCCCGCTCAGACTCATCGAGTCGCGGACGTTCGAACCACACGTGATTTACGAGCGATTCCAGCGCTAG
- a CDS encoding aquaporin Z encodes MTSDETSPAPAATTHVQRGVRISALIEREPIWARDFNNLHYEWRRLFSETFGTFLLVLAAAGAPVIDEASHGQIGRAASVVAPALTVLAIILFMGAVSGAHLNPVVTIAFALRGDFHWRRIPGYLVAQVVGALLAALLLRITYGNIAHLGSTLPGAGFSSAQAFTMEVVLTLGLVSTILGTASTAQNIGSLSALGVASYIALAGLWASPVSGASMNPARSLGPAVITGDLHDLWIYLTAPLLGAILAVVAAYILRGPGGGPSGTRAAQGTLGPPSR; translated from the coding sequence ATGACCAGCGACGAAACCTCTCCCGCTCCGGCCGCGACAACGCACGTGCAACGCGGTGTCCGCATCAGCGCGCTGATCGAGCGTGAACCGATCTGGGCTCGCGACTTCAACAACCTCCACTACGAATGGCGGCGGCTCTTCAGCGAAACCTTCGGCACCTTCCTGCTCGTCCTCGCCGCCGCCGGGGCGCCGGTCATCGACGAAGCCAGTCATGGCCAGATCGGACGTGCCGCCTCGGTTGTCGCACCGGCGCTGACCGTGCTGGCGATCATCCTCTTCATGGGGGCTGTCTCGGGCGCGCACCTCAACCCAGTTGTCACCATCGCGTTTGCGTTGCGCGGTGACTTTCACTGGCGTCGAATTCCCGGCTACCTCGTGGCGCAAGTCGTCGGCGCGCTGCTCGCGGCGTTGCTGCTCCGCATCACCTACGGCAACATCGCCCACCTCGGGTCTACGCTGCCGGGCGCCGGCTTCAGCAGTGCCCAAGCGTTCACGATGGAGGTCGTCCTCACCCTCGGCCTCGTCAGTACCATCCTCGGCACAGCGTCAACCGCCCAGAACATCGGCTCGCTCTCCGCGCTCGGTGTCGCCTCCTACATCGCCCTCGCCGGGTTGTGGGCCAGCCCGGTCAGCGGAGCCTCCATGAATCCGGCCCGCTCCCTGGGCCCGGCCGTGATCACGGGGGACCTCCACGACTTGTGGATCTACCTCACCGCGCCACTACTCGGCGCGATCCTGGCCGTCGTCGCCGCGTACATCCTCCGCGGACCGGGCGGCGGACCATCGGGCACGCGAGCAGCTCAGGGAACCCTCGGGCCGCCATCCCGATGA
- a CDS encoding starvation-inducible DNA-binding protein, with amino-acid sequence MPAAARKSPVKTLRFTVPGLSQQSARSLVAILQQRLDALNDLALTLKHVHWNVVGPHFIAVHTMIDPQVDAVRLMADATAERVAALGGSPLGTPGGLVSRRNWDDYSIDRDDAIAHLGALDVVYQGLIDAHRKAIADTEDLDPVTQDMLIGQSHDLEQFHWFVRAHLENAGGTLSTASAPPAEKPAARRARR; translated from the coding sequence ATGCCCGCAGCCGCCCGAAAATCCCCAGTGAAGACCCTCAGGTTCACCGTGCCGGGGCTGAGCCAGCAGAGCGCCCGATCTCTGGTTGCGATTCTGCAGCAGCGGTTAGATGCCCTGAACGACTTGGCGTTGACCCTGAAGCACGTCCACTGGAACGTCGTGGGCCCGCACTTTATCGCCGTGCACACCATGATTGATCCGCAGGTTGACGCAGTCCGACTGATGGCCGACGCCACCGCGGAGCGCGTTGCCGCACTCGGTGGATCCCCGTTGGGGACACCGGGTGGGCTTGTTTCACGACGCAACTGGGATGACTACAGCATCGATCGCGATGACGCGATCGCCCATCTCGGAGCCTTGGACGTGGTCTACCAGGGCCTCATCGATGCGCACCGAAAGGCTATCGCTGACACAGAGGACCTCGATCCGGTCACGCAGGACATGCTGATTGGTCAATCGCACGATCTCGAGCAGTTCCACTGGTTCGTGCGTGCACACCTGGAGAATGCCGGCGGAACGCTGTCGACCGCTAGCGCGCCGCCGGCCGAGAAACCCGCAGCCCGCCGCGCCCGGCGGTAG
- a CDS encoding haloacetate dehalogenase produces the protein MTDAVFKGFQERWIDVADDVRLRLRVGGEGPVVVLLHGHPRTHMTWHRVAPLLVASGHTVVCPDLRGYGRSTAPPPQADHAQASKAAMATDVVRLLDQLGHAEFAVVGHDRGSYVAHRTAMEHPDRITHLVALDSVPIGAALARADARFAQLWWHWFFFAQPEKPERAINSDPQAWYGCGPEKQALMGDANYRDFLNAIENPLVVRAMLEDYRAGLGVDRATDDADRAAGRVVECPTLVLWSTRDDMEDLYGDVLEVWRPWTSTLAGAPIESGHHLAEETPEELVRQLVPFLRTSATRPASAAES, from the coding sequence ATGACCGACGCCGTCTTCAAAGGGTTCCAAGAGCGCTGGATCGACGTCGCTGACGATGTGCGCCTGCGACTGCGAGTCGGGGGCGAGGGGCCGGTTGTGGTGCTGCTCCACGGGCATCCCCGTACCCACATGACCTGGCATCGGGTGGCGCCACTGCTCGTCGCGAGTGGCCACACCGTCGTCTGCCCAGATCTGCGCGGCTACGGACGGTCGACGGCACCGCCGCCACAGGCTGACCACGCCCAAGCCTCCAAGGCGGCGATGGCGACCGACGTCGTGCGATTGCTGGATCAATTGGGTCACGCAGAGTTCGCGGTCGTCGGGCATGACCGGGGCAGCTACGTGGCCCACCGAACCGCGATGGAGCATCCCGACCGGATCACTCACCTCGTGGCCCTGGACTCCGTTCCGATCGGCGCCGCGTTGGCGAGAGCGGACGCGCGCTTCGCACAACTGTGGTGGCATTGGTTCTTCTTCGCCCAGCCCGAGAAGCCGGAGCGGGCCATCAACTCCGACCCCCAGGCGTGGTACGGCTGCGGCCCCGAGAAGCAAGCCTTGATGGGGGACGCGAACTACCGCGATTTCCTCAACGCGATTGAGAACCCCTTGGTAGTAAGGGCAATGCTCGAGGACTACCGGGCCGGGTTGGGAGTGGATCGGGCGACCGATGATGCCGACCGGGCCGCCGGACGGGTCGTCGAATGCCCGACCCTGGTGCTCTGGTCAACCCGCGACGACATGGAGGATCTCTACGGGGATGTGCTTGAGGTGTGGCGTCCGTGGACCAGCACGCTGGCCGGCGCCCCCATCGAGAGCGGACACCACCTGGCCGAAGAGACCCCCGAGGAGCTGGTCCGTCAGCTCGTCCCGTTCCTACGCACTTCGGCGACCCGGCCCGCCTCTGCGGCGGAGAGCTAG
- a CDS encoding Putative Holin-X, holin superfamily III, translated as MNPNVPQDPLKEPTDSNSTGELVSRLTDQVTTLVRDEFRLAQLEMNAKAKRTGIGAGLFGGAGLVALFGIGALVAAAILGLATVVSAWLAALIVGAALLLVAGGLALSGRHEISEATPPLPTQAIEGVESDVNTVKGALRR; from the coding sequence ATGAACCCCAACGTGCCGCAGGACCCGCTTAAAGAACCGACCGACTCGAACTCCACCGGTGAGCTCGTCAGCCGCCTCACCGATCAGGTGACGACGCTGGTTCGCGACGAGTTTCGTCTTGCTCAACTGGAGATGAATGCAAAGGCGAAGCGCACCGGCATCGGCGCCGGCCTCTTCGGAGGCGCAGGCCTGGTCGCGTTGTTCGGCATTGGCGCGCTGGTCGCAGCGGCGATACTCGGACTGGCGACGGTCGTCAGCGCCTGGCTCGCTGCGCTGATCGTCGGAGCCGCATTGCTTCTCGTCGCCGGCGGCCTCGCGCTCTCGGGTCGGCACGAAATTTCGGAGGCGACGCCTCCGCTCCCCACCCAGGCGATCGAGGGTGTCGAGAGTGACGTCAACACGGTGAAAGGGGCGCTGCGACGATGA
- a CDS encoding Uncharacterized conserved protein: MTLQNDQPAQASDVNVVPPRTVMTAEFARMLAKDIYVWGWPIVNAFHRRASFAAAPEPGLNGGVLPVAPTGYVCMLTDYIDPAQRWVAHPNQDVVYGFGFGAVNDDPVVLQVPDFGDRFWVYSLYDARSDEFSNLGRQYGTPSGNYLLVGPTWDGTVPSGIAGVLRAPTDLVAMGPRLFVDDTEEDRAALRQILDQVVIYPLREYTGESKTKDWGAVPHYPAAASTHGEIRWVDPDTFFDELPGILDEVPPLPGEESRYAMMRALLGAAGTNAEVAAAIRQAAGEAEDEIISILFDFRTNGIRDENGWNSPPNVARWGFDYLTRAATAKSNMYVNQPEETRYFFVETDGEGERLNGSNAYTLTFAPSQIPPADGFWSLTMYNPEHFFATNDVNRYSVGTKTRSLRFEPDGSLTVHIQHNPPPPEHESNWLPSPDGDFEMTIRTYWPKPEVNDGTWSPPPVERAAKL, encoded by the coding sequence GTGACTCTGCAGAATGATCAGCCGGCGCAGGCAAGCGACGTCAATGTCGTGCCCCCACGCACGGTGATGACAGCCGAGTTCGCCCGAATGCTCGCCAAGGACATCTACGTCTGGGGCTGGCCTATCGTCAACGCGTTTCACCGGCGTGCCTCGTTCGCGGCCGCGCCGGAGCCTGGCCTGAACGGGGGTGTCCTGCCGGTCGCCCCAACCGGCTACGTCTGCATGCTCACCGACTACATCGACCCGGCCCAGCGCTGGGTCGCACACCCGAACCAGGACGTCGTGTACGGGTTCGGCTTTGGCGCGGTAAACGACGATCCAGTGGTACTACAAGTGCCCGACTTTGGCGACCGATTCTGGGTCTACTCCCTCTACGACGCCCGCAGTGACGAGTTCTCCAACCTCGGTCGTCAGTACGGCACTCCGTCGGGCAACTATCTACTCGTCGGGCCGACGTGGGACGGCACGGTCCCGTCCGGGATCGCCGGTGTGCTGCGCGCGCCGACCGACCTTGTGGCGATGGGACCCCGCCTCTTCGTCGACGACACCGAAGAGGACCGCGCTGCGCTACGACAGATCCTCGACCAGGTCGTCATCTACCCACTGCGGGAGTACACCGGGGAATCGAAGACCAAAGATTGGGGCGCGGTGCCGCACTACCCAGCCGCCGCGTCCACCCACGGCGAGATCCGGTGGGTTGACCCCGACACCTTCTTCGACGAACTGCCCGGGATCCTCGACGAAGTGCCACCGCTTCCCGGGGAAGAGTCCCGCTACGCGATGATGCGGGCGTTACTCGGCGCCGCCGGCACGAATGCCGAAGTCGCCGCGGCGATCAGGCAGGCGGCCGGTGAGGCCGAGGATGAGATCATCTCGATCCTCTTCGACTTCCGCACCAACGGCATCCGCGATGAGAACGGCTGGAACTCTCCACCGAACGTGGCCCGCTGGGGCTTCGACTACCTCACTCGCGCGGCCACGGCGAAGTCGAACATGTACGTCAACCAACCGGAGGAGACCCGCTACTTCTTCGTCGAGACCGATGGGGAGGGCGAACGCCTCAATGGCAGCAACGCTTACACCCTGACCTTCGCACCCTCACAGATCCCTCCGGCCGATGGATTCTGGTCGCTGACGATGTACAACCCGGAGCACTTCTTCGCGACGAACGACGTCAATCGCTATTCGGTCGGCACCAAGACCCGATCCCTGCGCTTCGAGCCGGACGGCTCGCTCACCGTGCACATCCAACACAACCCGCCTCCGCCGGAACACGAGTCCAACTGGCTCCCCTCCCCGGATGGCGACTTCGAGATGACGATCCGCACCTACTGGCCGAAACCAGAGGTCAACGACGGAACCTGGTCACCGCCACCGGTGGAGCGAGCGGCCAAGCTCTAG
- a CDS encoding Multimeric flavodoxin WrbA → MTGLTALVLNCTLAPSPAESSTELLSRQLLDEFAGHSVTGELVRVVDHDVKPGVELDMGTGDEWPMIRDKVIAADILVLATPTWMGQASSVAQRVFERLDAELSEQDDEGRPLTYGKVGCAVVVGNEDGAHHISAVAFQCLNDVGFSIPAGGVTYWNGEAMHTTDYKDLKSVPEKVAHTTKALASNAAHLARLLQTNYPPT, encoded by the coding sequence ATGACCGGACTCACTGCGCTCGTCCTGAACTGCACGCTCGCACCCTCACCGGCCGAATCGAGCACTGAACTACTCTCCCGCCAACTCCTCGACGAGTTCGCCGGTCACAGCGTGACGGGCGAACTCGTGCGGGTCGTCGACCACGACGTGAAGCCCGGGGTCGAACTCGACATGGGCACGGGCGATGAATGGCCAATGATTCGCGACAAGGTCATCGCCGCCGACATTCTGGTGCTGGCCACGCCGACCTGGATGGGGCAGGCGAGCAGCGTCGCCCAACGGGTCTTCGAACGCCTCGATGCGGAACTGTCAGAACAGGACGACGAAGGACGCCCGCTAACTTACGGCAAGGTGGGCTGCGCCGTCGTGGTCGGCAATGAGGACGGGGCCCACCACATCAGCGCGGTCGCGTTCCAGTGTCTGAATGACGTCGGCTTCAGCATTCCCGCCGGCGGCGTCACGTACTGGAACGGCGAAGCGATGCACACCACCGACTACAAAGACCTGAAGTCTGTGCCCGAGAAGGTCGCCCACACCACCAAGGCCCTGGCCTCCAACGCTGCGCACCTGGCTCGTCTCCTCCAGACCAACTACCCGCCCACCTAG
- a CDS encoding Sigma-70, region 4 yields MTPGQQPQISAGRDAARRVTQAVAGLPHGQAAVVRLSYLHGLSHLQIAASAGVSLAEVRALAAEALHTIGLLLRDQDPRELSLPTA; encoded by the coding sequence ATGACACCCGGGCAGCAACCGCAGATCTCCGCCGGACGCGACGCCGCGCGGCGGGTAACGCAGGCGGTTGCGGGGCTGCCCCATGGACAGGCCGCAGTGGTGCGACTCTCCTATCTACACGGACTGAGCCATCTGCAGATCGCAGCGTCGGCCGGGGTCTCATTGGCTGAGGTTCGGGCCCTGGCCGCCGAAGCCCTGCACACGATCGGTCTACTCCTGCGAGATCAGGATCCCCGCGAGCTGTCGCTGCCGACGGCCTGA
- a CDS encoding protease I: MSEELKGKRIAFLVANVGVEQVELTRPWQAVEEAGGTPVLIAPELDAVQAVHGDLEPGDKFTPDQSLTSASPTAFDALVLPGGVANPDKLRLSSDAVAFVRGFANAGKPVASICHGPWTLVEAGAIRGKTVTSWPSLQTDIRNAGGRWIDSEVVTCREEGFTLVTSRKPDDLDAFTETLVDVFAGQ; this comes from the coding sequence GTGTCTGAGGAGTTGAAGGGGAAGCGAATCGCCTTCCTGGTAGCAAATGTCGGAGTGGAGCAGGTTGAACTGACCCGCCCCTGGCAGGCGGTGGAGGAGGCCGGCGGCACGCCGGTCCTGATCGCCCCCGAGTTGGATGCCGTTCAGGCCGTCCACGGCGACCTCGAGCCTGGTGACAAATTCACCCCGGACCAGTCACTGACGTCGGCCTCTCCGACCGCCTTCGACGCGCTCGTGCTGCCGGGTGGCGTCGCCAATCCGGACAAGCTGAGACTGAGCTCGGACGCGGTCGCGTTCGTTCGAGGATTCGCGAACGCCGGGAAACCGGTGGCCAGCATCTGTCACGGGCCGTGGACGCTGGTAGAGGCCGGCGCGATCCGCGGCAAGACGGTCACCAGTTGGCCCAGCCTGCAGACCGACATCCGCAACGCCGGCGGCCGCTGGATCGACTCGGAGGTCGTCACCTGCCGCGAAGAAGGCTTCACGCTGGTCACCAGCCGCAAGCCGGACGACCTGGATGCCTTCACCGAAACACTGGTTGACGTTTTCGCTGGTCAATAG
- a CDS encoding pyruvate dehydrogenase (quinone) yields MSTTVAEMIVTALADQGVRTVWGVVGDALNPVTDAIRREDRLEWIGVRHEEVAAFAAGAQAQLSGTIGVCMGTVGPGSIHLLNGLYDAKKSHAPLLAICGQVPLEELGTDYFQEVNNDLLFSDVAVFTRTISSPTQASTLLEQAVQAALSGPGVAVLTLPGDVGGADLPKDATPPRFIDSHPPTAPAMETLQKAADLINGASTVTMLVGQGAREARAEVLALAEQLKSPMVLTLKAKEGLEFNNPYQVGQSGLIGNPATTRAFEGGDVLLMIGTDFPYREWYPQGKTVIQIDARPEHLGRRIPIALGLVGHAEPTVAALRKLVDEKTETSHLDSARSHYESWCERQQALTNPKHDETLIGRVQKHFDNTDERIRPELLAQAVDRHAAPDAVFTTDTGMSTVWLSRFVTMSDRRSLLGSFNLGSMANAMPQALGAAALDRHRQVVAFCGDGGLSMLLGDLITAVSHDLPVKLIVFNNGRLGMVKLEQEQVGLPEFGTVLANPDFAAVARAIGLHAVRVEDPADVDAAVRDALAHDGPVLLDVVTNPEEIAVPGKVKVAQGWGFAIAKIRESLLSQGDS; encoded by the coding sequence ATGTCCACCACCGTCGCCGAAATGATCGTCACCGCATTGGCCGATCAGGGCGTCCGCACAGTCTGGGGGGTGGTCGGCGACGCCCTCAACCCGGTGACCGACGCGATTCGTCGCGAAGATCGTCTGGAATGGATCGGCGTGCGCCATGAGGAGGTCGCCGCCTTCGCAGCCGGGGCCCAGGCCCAGCTGTCGGGGACGATCGGGGTCTGCATGGGGACGGTCGGTCCCGGATCGATCCACCTGCTCAACGGTCTCTACGACGCGAAGAAGTCGCACGCTCCCCTGCTCGCCATCTGCGGCCAGGTACCGCTGGAGGAACTCGGCACCGACTACTTCCAAGAGGTGAACAACGACCTCCTCTTCTCCGACGTCGCCGTCTTCACCCGCACCATCAGCTCACCGACCCAGGCCAGCACACTGCTGGAGCAGGCGGTGCAGGCCGCGCTCAGCGGCCCCGGTGTCGCGGTGCTGACGCTCCCCGGAGACGTCGGGGGTGCGGATCTTCCGAAGGACGCCACGCCGCCCCGGTTCATCGACTCGCACCCGCCGACCGCTCCGGCAATGGAGACGCTGCAGAAGGCGGCCGACCTGATCAACGGTGCATCGACGGTGACGATGCTGGTCGGCCAGGGTGCGCGCGAGGCCCGCGCGGAGGTGCTCGCCCTGGCCGAACAGCTGAAGTCGCCGATGGTGCTCACCCTGAAGGCGAAGGAAGGCCTGGAGTTCAACAACCCGTATCAGGTGGGGCAGTCGGGACTGATCGGCAATCCGGCGACCACTCGGGCCTTCGAGGGCGGCGACGTCCTCCTCATGATCGGCACCGACTTCCCCTATCGGGAGTGGTATCCCCAGGGAAAGACGGTGATCCAGATCGACGCCCGTCCGGAGCATCTCGGACGCCGGATCCCGATCGCACTTGGATTGGTCGGCCATGCCGAGCCCACGGTTGCCGCGCTCCGCAAGCTCGTCGACGAGAAGACCGAGACTTCGCATCTCGATTCGGCCCGTTCGCACTACGAGAGTTGGTGCGAACGGCAGCAGGCGCTGACCAACCCCAAGCACGACGAGACCCTCATCGGACGGGTTCAGAAGCACTTCGACAACACCGACGAGCGGATTCGCCCGGAACTGCTGGCACAAGCCGTCGATCGGCACGCCGCGCCGGATGCCGTCTTCACCACGGACACCGGGATGTCCACGGTCTGGCTCTCGCGCTTCGTGACCATGTCCGATCGGCGATCGCTGCTTGGCTCCTTCAACCTGGGGTCGATGGCCAACGCGATGCCGCAGGCCCTCGGCGCGGCGGCGCTGGACCGACACCGGCAGGTGGTGGCCTTCTGCGGTGACGGTGGACTGTCGATGCTGCTGGGGGATCTCATCACGGCCGTCAGTCACGACCTTCCGGTGAAGCTCATCGTCTTCAACAACGGCCGGCTGGGAATGGTCAAACTCGAGCAGGAGCAGGTCGGGTTGCCGGAGTTCGGCACCGTGCTGGCCAACCCGGACTTCGCCGCGGTCGCCCGCGCGATCGGGCTGCACGCGGTACGGGTCGAGGACCCGGCGGACGTCGATGCGGCGGTACGAGACGCGCTGGCTCACGACGGGCCGGTGCTCCTCGACGTCGTCACCAACCCGGAGGAGATCGCCGTACCCGGAAAGGTGAAGGTCGCTCAGGGTTGGGGGTTTGCGATCGCGAAGATCCGCGAATCCCTTCTCTCACAGGGTGATTCTTAA
- a CDS encoding glycogen operon protein: MPLAQNPSRPYPLGVSLRDGGVNVAVYSATADAIEFCVFSDDGHEHRTQLGERTGHVFHGFVADVVAGTRYGLRVQGEWNPKAGLRHNPNKLLLDPHATAISGDYTWGQSVFGHDMNNPEVMDESDSAGSTPLCVVTADDFDWADDEHPLTPLSETVIYETHVKGFTQLHPDIPENIRGTYAGLAHPAAIKYLTDLGVTAIELCPVHQFVQDSHLLEKGLRNYWGYNSIGFLAPHGDYSSAGDSGGQVNEFKAMVKALHAAGLEVILDVVYNHTAEGNDLGPTLSFKGIDNAAYYRLVEGDEGHYFDTTGTGNSLNVANPAALGLMMNSLRYWVTEMHVDGFRFDLATTLTRQDGDAAHHSAFTDMIAQDPILAPAKMIAEPWDTAGYQVGGFPADWSEWNGKFRDDVRAFWGGEDSVLGTLSQRVLGSPDIYEDDRRSPTAGVGFITAHDGFTLADLVSYNEKHNEANGEENNDGESDNKSFNHGAEGPTDDEAVNQRRARAQRNLLATLLLSAGVPMLLGGDEIGRTQGGNNNAYCQDNDISWYHWDSIDHDLLDFTRSLIQLRKEHPALRPPWFRRAPSEDAGDWVTVLRSDGKEFVDEDWDNPEARSVMFTLGHEGGDAFVLLLNAADNGVDFAVPAAPHSDWRLAASSDPDQEVQGTVATLIVREASFTLLQSAST; this comes from the coding sequence GTGCCACTCGCCCAGAATCCTTCTCGCCCCTACCCCCTCGGCGTAAGCCTCCGCGACGGCGGCGTCAATGTCGCTGTCTACAGCGCCACCGCCGACGCGATCGAGTTCTGCGTCTTCAGCGACGACGGCCACGAGCATCGCACCCAGTTGGGTGAGCGCACTGGCCACGTCTTCCACGGCTTCGTTGCCGATGTCGTCGCCGGCACCAGGTACGGGCTGCGCGTCCAGGGCGAGTGGAACCCGAAGGCTGGTCTGCGGCACAACCCGAACAAGCTCCTGCTCGATCCGCACGCGACGGCGATCAGCGGTGACTACACCTGGGGCCAGTCCGTCTTCGGCCACGACATGAACAACCCCGAGGTCATGGACGAGTCCGACAGCGCCGGATCGACCCCACTCTGTGTCGTCACCGCCGATGACTTCGACTGGGCCGACGACGAACACCCACTCACGCCGCTGAGCGAAACCGTGATCTACGAGACGCACGTCAAGGGGTTCACACAGCTCCATCCGGATATCCCGGAGAACATCCGGGGCACTTACGCCGGCCTCGCGCACCCGGCGGCGATCAAGTACCTCACCGATCTCGGGGTCACCGCCATCGAACTCTGCCCGGTGCACCAGTTCGTCCAGGACAGCCACCTGTTGGAGAAGGGCCTGCGAAACTACTGGGGTTACAACAGCATCGGATTCCTCGCGCCACACGGCGACTACAGCTCGGCCGGCGACAGCGGCGGACAGGTCAACGAATTCAAGGCAATGGTGAAGGCACTCCATGCAGCTGGGCTGGAAGTGATCCTCGACGTCGTCTACAACCACACCGCCGAAGGCAACGACCTCGGCCCCACCCTGTCTTTCAAGGGAATCGACAACGCGGCTTACTACCGTCTGGTCGAGGGCGATGAAGGGCACTACTTCGACACCACGGGCACCGGCAACAGCCTCAACGTCGCCAACCCGGCGGCGCTCGGGCTCATGATGAATTCGCTGCGCTACTGGGTAACCGAGATGCACGTCGACGGCTTCCGCTTCGACCTCGCGACCACCCTCACTCGACAGGACGGCGACGCCGCCCACCACAGCGCATTCACCGACATGATCGCCCAGGACCCGATTCTCGCGCCAGCCAAGATGATCGCCGAGCCGTGGGATACCGCCGGGTATCAGGTCGGCGGGTTCCCCGCCGACTGGTCGGAGTGGAACGGCAAGTTTCGTGACGACGTCCGCGCGTTCTGGGGCGGCGAGGACTCAGTCCTCGGCACCCTGTCGCAGCGAGTGCTCGGCAGCCCGGACATCTACGAGGACGACCGCCGCTCCCCCACCGCCGGTGTCGGCTTCATCACCGCTCACGACGGATTCACCCTCGCTGATCTCGTCTCTTACAACGAAAAGCACAACGAGGCCAACGGCGAGGAGAACAACGACGGGGAGTCGGACAACAAGTCGTTCAACCACGGCGCCGAAGGCCCGACCGACGACGAAGCCGTGAACCAGCGGCGCGCCCGCGCTCAGCGCAACCTCCTGGCTACCCTGTTGCTCTCAGCGGGTGTGCCGATGCTCCTCGGTGGCGACGAGATCGGGCGCACGCAGGGTGGCAACAACAACGCCTACTGCCAGGACAACGACATCTCCTGGTATCACTGGGACTCGATCGACCACGATCTACTCGACTTCACCCGGTCCCTCATCCAACTGCGTAAGGAGCACCCCGCGCTGCGACCGCCGTGGTTCCGGCGCGCCCCCTCAGAAGACGCCGGTGATTGGGTCACCGTGCTGCGCTCTGACGGCAAGGAGTTCGTCGACGAAGACTGGGACAATCCAGAGGCCCGCAGCGTCATGTTCACTCTCGGCCACGAGGGCGGCGACGCGTTCGTCCTGCTCCTGAACGCCGCCGACAACGGGGTGGACTTCGCCGTTCCAGCCGCTCCGCATAGCGATTGGAGGCTGGCGGCCTCCAGTGACCCTGACCAGGAGGTGCAGGGCACGGTGGCGACGCTGATCGTGCGCGAGGCCTCCTTCACCCTCCTTCAGTCCGCCTCGACATGA